In one Pseudomonas fitomaticsae genomic region, the following are encoded:
- the folK gene encoding 2-amino-4-hydroxy-6-hydroxymethyldihydropteridine diphosphokinase, protein MPLTQVYLGLGSNIERETHLQAGLDALSAFLVDIRCSPVFESQPVGIKSGPFFNFVVSAFTDLPLIELDRRLKFIEADNGRYAPDRKGLPLDIDVLLYGDLAGNFDGLILPRAEILKNAFVLWPLSLIAPDRVHPGVGKSFATLWAEAQIDQVLAPVGFEWRGTQLTPSDLS, encoded by the coding sequence ATGCCGCTGACCCAGGTCTATCTCGGGCTCGGTAGCAATATCGAGCGCGAAACCCATTTGCAGGCCGGTCTGGATGCCTTGTCCGCGTTTCTGGTGGATATCCGCTGTTCGCCTGTGTTCGAAAGCCAGCCAGTGGGGATCAAGAGCGGGCCGTTCTTCAACTTCGTGGTGTCGGCGTTCACCGATCTGCCGTTGATCGAACTGGATCGCCGCTTGAAGTTCATTGAAGCGGATAATGGTCGTTATGCGCCGGATCGCAAGGGCTTGCCGCTGGATATCGACGTGTTGCTGTACGGCGATCTGGCGGGCAACTTCGACGGACTGATCCTGCCTCGTGCGGAAATCCTGAAAAATGCCTTTGTGCTGTGGCCGCTGTCGCTGATTGCGCCGGATCGGGTGCATCCCGGTGTAGGAAAAAGCTTTGCCACATTGTGGGCCGAAGCGCAGATCGATCAGGTGCTGGCACCGGTCGGATTTGAATGGCGCGGCACTCAGCTCACGCCTTCAGACTTGTCTTGA
- the rpoD gene encoding RNA polymerase sigma factor RpoD, protein MSGKAQQQSRIIELIKLGREQKYLTYAEVNDHLPEDISDPEQVEDIIRMINDMGIPVHESAPDADALMLADADTDEAAAEEAAAALAAVETDIGRTTDPVRMYMREMGTVELLTREGEIEIAKRIEEGIREVMSAIAHFPGTVDHILSEYTRVTTEGGRLSDVLSGYIDPDDGITPPAAEVPPPIDAKAAKAEESDDDDDAEASDDEEEAESGPDPVIAAQRFGAVADQMEITRKALKKHGRHNKAAIAELLALAELFMPIKLVPKQFEALVERVRSALDRLRQQERAIMQLCVRDARMPRADFLRQFPGNEVDESWSDALAKGKSKYAEAIARVQPDIIRCQQKLTALETETGLTIAEIKDINRRMSIGEAKARRAKKEMVEANLRLVISIAKKYTNRGLQFLDLIQEGNIGLMKAVDKFEYRRGYKFSTYATWWIRQAITRSIADQARTIRIPVHMIETINKLNRISRQMLQEMGREPTPEELGERMEMPEDKIRKVLKIAKEPISMETPIGDDEDSHLGDFIEDSTMQSPIDVATVESLKEATREVLSGLTAREAKVLRMRFGIDMNTDHTLEEVGKQFDVTRERIRQIEAKALRKLRHPTRSEHLRSFLDE, encoded by the coding sequence ATGTCCGGAAAAGCGCAACAGCAGTCTCGTATTATTGAGTTGATCAAACTGGGTCGTGAGCAGAAGTATCTGACTTACGCCGAGGTCAACGACCACCTGCCCGAGGATATTTCAGATCCGGAGCAGGTGGAAGACATCATCCGCATGATTAACGACATGGGGATCCCCGTACACGAGAGTGCTCCGGATGCGGACGCCCTTATGCTGGCCGACGCCGATACCGACGAGGCCGCTGCGGAAGAAGCAGCCGCTGCGTTGGCGGCGGTGGAGACCGATATCGGTCGCACCACTGACCCGGTGCGCATGTACATGCGTGAAATGGGTACGGTCGAGCTTCTGACTCGTGAAGGCGAAATCGAAATCGCCAAGCGTATCGAAGAAGGCATCCGTGAAGTGATGAGCGCTATCGCGCACTTCCCTGGCACGGTTGACCATATTCTCTCCGAGTACACTCGCGTCACCACCGAAGGTGGTCGCCTGTCCGACGTTCTGAGCGGTTACATCGACCCGGACGACGGCATTACGCCGCCAGCCGCCGAAGTACCGCCACCGATCGACGCGAAAGCGGCGAAAGCGGAAGAGTCCGACGACGATGACGATGCCGAAGCTTCCGATGATGAAGAAGAAGCCGAAAGCGGTCCGGATCCGGTCATTGCCGCACAGCGCTTCGGCGCCGTGGCCGACCAGATGGAAATCACCCGCAAGGCCCTGAAAAAGCACGGTCGTCACAACAAGGCGGCAATTGCCGAACTGTTGGCCCTGGCCGAGCTGTTCATGCCGATCAAGCTGGTGCCGAAGCAATTCGAAGCCCTGGTCGAGCGTGTTCGCAGTGCCCTGGATCGTCTGCGTCAGCAAGAGCGCGCGATCATGCAACTGTGCGTACGTGATGCACGTATGCCACGTGCCGACTTCCTGCGTCAGTTCCCTGGCAATGAAGTCGACGAAAGCTGGTCCGACGCCCTGGCCAAAGGCAAGAGCAAGTACGCCGAAGCCATCGCCCGCGTGCAACCGGACATCATCCGTTGCCAGCAAAAGCTGACCGCACTGGAAACCGAGACCGGCCTGACCATCGCCGAGATCAAGGACATCAACCGTCGCATGTCGATCGGTGAGGCGAAAGCCCGCCGCGCGAAGAAAGAGATGGTTGAAGCGAACTTGCGTCTGGTGATCTCCATCGCCAAGAAGTACACCAACCGCGGCCTGCAATTCCTCGATCTGATCCAGGAAGGCAACATCGGTCTGATGAAAGCGGTGGACAAGTTCGAATACCGTCGTGGTTACAAGTTCTCGACTTATGCCACCTGGTGGATCCGTCAGGCGATCACTCGCTCGATCGCCGACCAGGCCCGCACCATCCGTATTCCGGTGCACATGATCGAGACGATCAACAAGCTCAACCGCATTTCCCGCCAGATGCTGCAGGAAATGGGTCGCGAACCGACCCCGGAAGAGCTGGGTGAACGCATGGAAATGCCTGAGGACAAGATCCGCAAGGTATTGAAGATCGCCAAAGAGCCGATCTCCATGGAAACACCGATCGGTGATGACGAAGACTCCCATCTGGGTGACTTCATCGAAGACTCGACCATGCAGTCGCCAATCGATGTCGCCACTGTTGAGAGCCTGAAAGAAGCGACCCGCGAAGTGCTGTCCGGCCTTACTGCCCGTGAAGCCAAGGTACTGCGCATGCGTTTCGGTATCGACATGAACACCGACCATACGCTCGAAGAAGTCGGGAAACAGTTTGACGTGACCCGTGAGCGGATCCGTCAGATCGAAGCCAAGGCGCTGCGCAAGCTGCGCCACCCGACGCGAAGCGAGCATCTGCGCTCCTTCCTCGACGAGTGA
- the folB gene encoding dihydroneopterin aldolase: MDRVFIEGLEVDTVIGAYDWERGIRQCLRLDLSFAWDNRPAAAGDDLTLALDYASVSTRIQAFAEQSRYQLVETFAERLVEVLMSEFKITWVRLKLTKPGAVPAAKGGVGVEIERGCR, from the coding sequence TTGGACAGAGTGTTTATCGAGGGCCTGGAAGTCGACACCGTGATCGGTGCCTACGACTGGGAGCGCGGCATCCGACAGTGCCTGCGTCTTGATTTGAGCTTCGCCTGGGACAATCGCCCGGCCGCCGCCGGTGACGACCTGACCCTGGCGCTCGATTACGCCAGTGTGTCCACACGGATCCAGGCCTTTGCCGAGCAATCCCGGTATCAACTGGTCGAGACCTTTGCCGAGCGCCTGGTCGAAGTGCTGATGAGCGAATTCAAGATCACCTGGGTGCGCCTGAAGCTGACCAAACCAGGTGCCGTACCGGCCGCCAAGGGTGGCGTGGGTGTGGAGATCGAGCGCGGATGCCGCTGA
- the tsaD gene encoding tRNA (adenosine(37)-N6)-threonylcarbamoyltransferase complex transferase subunit TsaD, whose protein sequence is MLVLGLETSCDETGVALYDSERGLLADALFSQIDLHRVYGGVVPELASRDHVKRMLPLIRQVLAEADCVPTEIDAIAYTAGPGLVGALLVGASCAQALAFAWGIPALGVHHMEGHLLAPMLEPKPPEFPFVALLVSGGHTQLVQVDGIGQYSLLGETLDDAAGEAFDKTAKMMGLNYPGGPEIAKLAEKGVAGRFTFPRPMCDRPGLDFSFSGLKTFALNTWQQCVSAGDDSEQARCDIALAFQQAVVETLTIKCKRALKQAGMKRLVIAGGVSANKALRVSLEKMLGDMKGDVFYARPEFCTDNGAMIAFAGCQRLQAGQQESLAISVQARWPMEQLSAL, encoded by the coding sequence ATGCTAGTACTGGGATTAGAAACTTCCTGCGACGAAACCGGCGTCGCTTTGTACGACAGTGAACGCGGCCTGCTGGCCGACGCACTGTTCAGTCAGATCGACCTGCACCGCGTCTATGGCGGCGTGGTGCCGGAGCTCGCTTCGCGCGACCACGTCAAGCGCATGCTGCCATTGATCCGTCAGGTGTTGGCGGAGGCCGACTGCGTACCGACCGAGATCGACGCCATCGCCTACACTGCGGGGCCCGGCCTGGTCGGGGCGCTGCTGGTGGGGGCTTCGTGCGCTCAGGCGCTGGCGTTTGCCTGGGGTATTCCGGCGCTCGGCGTGCATCACATGGAAGGCCATTTGCTGGCGCCGATGCTGGAGCCAAAACCGCCGGAATTCCCGTTCGTCGCTTTGTTGGTCTCCGGTGGTCATACGCAACTGGTTCAGGTCGATGGCATCGGCCAATACAGCCTGCTCGGCGAGACGCTGGACGATGCGGCGGGCGAAGCTTTCGACAAGACTGCAAAAATGATGGGCCTGAATTATCCGGGCGGACCGGAAATCGCCAAGCTGGCGGAGAAGGGCGTCGCAGGACGTTTCACTTTCCCGCGTCCGATGTGTGATCGCCCGGGCCTGGATTTCAGCTTCAGCGGCCTGAAGACCTTCGCCCTCAACACCTGGCAGCAATGCGTCAGCGCCGGGGACGACAGCGAGCAAGCCCGTTGCGACATCGCGCTGGCGTTCCAGCAGGCCGTGGTGGAGACTTTGACCATCAAGTGCAAGCGTGCCCTGAAGCAGGCCGGCATGAAGCGTCTGGTGATCGCCGGCGGCGTCAGTGCCAACAAGGCGTTGCGTGTTTCGCTGGAGAAAATGCTCGGCGACATGAAGGGCGATGTGTTTTATGCCCGTCCCGAGTTTTGCACCGATAACGGCGCGATGATCGCGTTTGCCGGCTGCCAGCGTTTGCAGGCTGGTCAGCAGGAGAGCCTGGCGATCAGCGTGCAGGCGCGCTGGCCGATGGAGCAGTTGTCGGCGCTGTGA
- the dnaG gene encoding DNA primase: MAGLIPQSFIDDLLNRTDIVDVVSSRVQLKKAGKNYTACCPFHKEKTPSFSVSPDKQFYYCFGCGAGGNALGFLMDHDNLDFPQAVEDLAKAAGMEVPREEGGRSNKPRQPTDSPLYPLLTAAADFYRQALKSHPARKAAVDYLKGRGLTGEIARDFGLGFAPPGWDNLFKHLSSDTLQQKAMIDAGLLIENAETGKRYDRFRDRVMFPIRDTRGRIIAFGGRVLGDDKPKYLNSPETPVFHKGQELYGLYEARKNNRNLDEIIVVEGYMDVIALAQQGLRNAVATLGTATSEEHLKRLFRVVPNVLFCFDGDQAGRNAAWRALEATLSSLQDGRRARFLFLPEGEDPDTLIRAEGTDAFRARINQHAQPLADYFFQQLTEEADPRSLEGKAHMATLAAPLIDKVPGANLRILMRQRLTEITGLSSESVSQLAQSAPQEAPPAYDPGIDYDAMPDYSDYHQPQAQDMYVPQQEWTPKKSGAGGKKWDKKPWDKNGKRGGDRDQPRAPRVPAAVEPPTLAALRTLLHHPQLAEKVEDAGHFADENQTNAQLLVALLEAVQKNPKLNSFQLIARWHGTEQGRLLKALAEKEWLIDGDNLEQQFFDTITSLSARQRERNLEQLLRKARQSELSIDEKNQLRDLLSRNVSASNPTSTGA, encoded by the coding sequence ATGGCCGGGCTGATTCCCCAGAGCTTCATTGACGACCTTCTGAACCGCACCGACATCGTCGACGTGGTCAGCTCGCGCGTGCAATTGAAGAAGGCCGGCAAGAACTACACCGCCTGCTGCCCGTTCCACAAAGAGAAAACCCCGTCGTTCAGCGTCAGCCCCGACAAGCAGTTCTATTACTGCTTCGGCTGCGGCGCGGGCGGCAACGCCCTCGGCTTTCTCATGGATCACGACAACCTGGACTTCCCCCAGGCTGTCGAAGACCTGGCCAAGGCCGCCGGCATGGAAGTGCCGCGCGAAGAAGGCGGCCGCTCGAACAAACCGCGCCAGCCAACCGATTCACCGCTGTACCCGCTGCTCACCGCCGCTGCCGACTTTTACCGGCAGGCGCTCAAGAGCCATCCGGCACGCAAGGCAGCGGTGGATTACCTCAAGGGGCGCGGCCTGACCGGCGAGATCGCCCGGGACTTCGGTCTCGGATTTGCACCGCCGGGCTGGGACAACCTGTTCAAACACTTGAGCAGCGACACCTTGCAGCAAAAAGCCATGATCGACGCCGGCCTGCTGATCGAGAACGCCGAAACCGGCAAACGCTATGACCGCTTCCGCGATCGCGTGATGTTCCCGATCCGCGACACCCGTGGACGAATCATCGCATTCGGTGGCCGAGTGCTCGGCGACGACAAGCCAAAGTACCTGAACTCGCCGGAAACCCCGGTCTTTCATAAAGGCCAGGAGCTCTACGGCCTCTATGAGGCACGCAAGAACAATCGCAACCTCGACGAAATCATCGTCGTCGAGGGCTATATGGACGTCATCGCCCTGGCCCAGCAAGGCCTGCGCAATGCCGTCGCGACACTCGGCACCGCCACCAGCGAAGAACATCTCAAGCGCCTGTTTCGCGTCGTGCCGAACGTGCTGTTTTGCTTCGACGGCGACCAGGCTGGCCGCAATGCTGCCTGGCGCGCACTGGAAGCAACGCTTTCCAGCCTGCAGGACGGGCGCCGCGCACGCTTTCTGTTTCTGCCCGAAGGCGAAGACCCGGATACCTTGATCCGCGCGGAAGGCACCGACGCCTTCCGCGCCCGGATCAATCAGCATGCACAGCCGCTGGCGGACTACTTCTTCCAGCAACTGACCGAGGAAGCCGACCCGCGCTCGCTCGAGGGCAAGGCCCATATGGCCACGCTCGCAGCACCACTGATCGACAAGGTCCCTGGCGCCAACCTGCGCATCCTGATGCGCCAGCGCCTGACCGAGATCACCGGCCTGAGCAGCGAGAGCGTCAGTCAGCTGGCCCAGAGCGCTCCGCAGGAAGCACCGCCGGCCTACGACCCGGGCATCGATTACGACGCCATGCCGGACTACAGCGACTACCATCAGCCGCAGGCACAGGACATGTATGTGCCGCAGCAGGAATGGACGCCGAAGAAATCCGGCGCCGGCGGCAAGAAATGGGACAAGAAACCGTGGGACAAGAATGGCAAGCGCGGCGGTGATCGTGACCAGCCTCGTGCCCCGCGCGTGCCGGCCGCCGTCGAACCACCGACCCTGGCCGCCCTGAGAACCTTGCTGCATCACCCGCAACTGGCGGAAAAAGTCGAGGATGCCGGGCACTTCGCGGACGAGAACCAGACCAACGCACAACTGCTGGTGGCACTGCTCGAAGCCGTACAGAAGAATCCCAAGCTAAACTCATTTCAGTTGATCGCGCGATGGCACGGAACCGAACAGGGTCGCCTGCTCAAGGCGCTGGCGGAAAAGGAATGGCTGATTGACGGAGACAACCTTGAACAACAGTTTTTCGACACCATTACTAGCTTGTCAGCCCGCCAACGCGAGCGAAATCTGGAACAACTGCTCAGGAAAGCGCGTCAAAGCGAACTGAGCATCGATGAGAAAAATCAACTGCGCGACCTTTTAAGTCGCAATGTTTCCGCATCAAACCCGACCTCAACTGGCGCGTGA
- the plsY gene encoding glycerol-3-phosphate 1-O-acyltransferase PlsY: MFWLLAILAYLLGSLSFAILLSRLTGNPDPRMSGSGNAGATNMLRLAGRKLAILTLLGDLCKGLLPVLIASAAGLSLQDQAWIGVCAVIGHLFPLYFRFRGGKGVATAAGMLLGLYPPAALLAVCAWLLTFYLTRTSSLAALIATPLTLPLLAWQEPAALLPMSALTLLIVWRHRGNLRDLFAGRERHF; encoded by the coding sequence ATGTTTTGGTTACTGGCGATCCTCGCCTACCTGCTCGGCTCTCTGTCCTTCGCCATTTTGCTCAGCCGCCTGACCGGAAATCCGGATCCGCGAATGAGTGGCTCGGGTAATGCCGGCGCCACCAACATGCTGCGCCTGGCCGGACGCAAACTCGCGATCCTGACCCTGCTGGGTGATCTGTGCAAAGGCCTGCTGCCGGTGCTCATCGCTTCGGCTGCCGGCCTTTCGCTGCAGGATCAGGCGTGGATCGGCGTCTGCGCCGTGATCGGTCACCTGTTCCCGCTGTACTTCCGCTTTCGCGGCGGCAAGGGCGTCGCCACGGCGGCCGGCATGTTGCTGGGCCTGTATCCACCCGCTGCGCTGCTGGCCGTATGCGCCTGGCTGCTGACGTTCTACCTGACCCGCACCAGCTCACTGGCGGCGTTGATCGCCACCCCGCTGACCCTGCCATTGCTGGCCTGGCAGGAACCGGCGGCCTTATTGCCGATGAGCGCGCTGACACTGCTGATCGTCTGGCGCCACCGGGGCAATCTACGCGACCTGTTCGCCGGGCGCGAACGGCATTTTTAA
- the rpsU gene encoding 30S ribosomal protein S21, with protein MPAVKVKENEPFDVALRRFKRSCEKAGVLAEVRSREFYEKPTSERKRKAAAAVKRHAKKVQREQRRAVRLY; from the coding sequence ATGCCAGCCGTCAAAGTTAAAGAGAACGAACCCTTCGACGTAGCTCTGCGTCGTTTCAAGCGCTCCTGCGAAAAAGCCGGTGTACTGGCTGAAGTTCGTAGCCGCGAATTTTACGAGAAGCCAACTTCTGAGCGTAAGCGCAAGGCAGCTGCTGCTGTTAAGCGTCACGCCAAGAAAGTTCAGCGCGAACAGCGCCGCGCCGTTCGTCTGTACTAA